A genomic stretch from Rana temporaria unplaced genomic scaffold, aRanTem1.1, whole genome shotgun sequence includes:
- the LOC120922498 gene encoding zinc finger protein OZF-like: MEHMEGKQYLSSECILAFAIQPNLGPEGVHTKVKRYFCAKCGKAFSVKSKLITHERVHTGEKPFQCDKCGKAFATKANLITHERGHTGEKPFQCPECGKAFTSNAQLTSHKIVHTGAKPFQCSECDKAFLRKSDLRRHQTLHTNSFQCSECDTAFKTRSRLIRHQRFHTGEKPYPCTKCDKAFTQMARLITHQMIHTGENLHQCPDCGKAFAWKSALIAHRKAHHLKKPYYCSECDKAFTAKSLFILHQRVHTREKPYKCSECKKAFSWKSNLTTHQRLHTGETPYRCSECNKPFREKSNLIMHQRVHTGEKPYQCSECNKAFRVKSMLLRHERVHTGVKPFCCSKCGKAFTLKGNLIMHERIHTGEKPYKCSECDRAFTGKSELIIHERTHTGEKPYRCSECDKAFKIKSDLVNHKRVHTGERPYQCSECDKAFARRSNLVKHQMIHKREKPFQCSECGKAFIVMSGLLRHEKVHAGGKPYIEKPFHCSECDKAFAQKTHLIRHEKLHTGEKPFQCSKCEKTFIQKTHLTRHLKVHTGNKLCSELDKASLAPEGSPSSAATPLITPSPRDSSLQQ; encoded by the coding sequence ATGGAACACATGGAAGGGAAGCAGTATCTGTCTTCGGAATGCATCTTGGCTTTTGCAATTCAACCAAACCTTGGACCCGAAGGAGTTCACACTAAAGTGAAGAGGTATTTTtgtgccaaatgtggcaaagCTTTCTCCGTAAAGTCTAAACTTATAACACACGAGAGGGTCcatacaggagagaagccgtttCAATGTGAcaaatgtggcaaagcttttgcAACAAAGGCAAATCTTATCACACACGAGAGGGGTcatacaggggagaagccatttcAGTGtcctgaatgtggcaaagcttttacatCAAATGCGCAGCTTACCAGTCATAAGATTGTCCACACTGGAGCCAAACCATTTCAgtgttcagaatgtgacaaagcttttttaAGGAAGTCAGATCTTCGCAGACATCAGACGCTTCACACAAACTCgtttcagtgttctgaatgtgacacgGCTTTCAAAACAAGGTCACGACTTATCAGACACCAGaggtttcacactggagagaagccatatccatGCACAAAATGTGATAAAGCTTTTACACAAATGGCACGTCTCATTACACACCAAATGATTCACACTGGTGAGAACCTCCATCAGTGTCCTGACTGCGGCAAAGCTTTTGCATGGAAGTCTGCTCTTATTGCGCACCGGAAGGCTcaccatctaaaaaagccttattattgttcagaatgtgacaaagcttttacagcAAAGTCACTGTTCATCCTACACCAAAGGGTTCATACTAGAGAAAAGCCGTATAAGTGTTCTGAGTGCAAAAAAGCTTTTTCATGGAAATCAAACCTCACCACACACCAAAgacttcacactggagagacacccTATCGGTGCTCTGAATGTAACAAACCTTTTAGAGAGAAGTCAAACCTTATTATGCACCAGAGGgtccacactggagagaagccatatcagtgttctgaatgtaacAAAGCTTTTAGGGTGAAATCTATGCTTCTCAGGCACGAGAGGGTCCACACTGGAGTGAAGCCATTTTGCTGTTCgaaatgtggcaaagcttttacatTGAAGGGAAACCTTATCATGCACgagaggattcacactggagagaagccgtacaagtgttctgaatgtgacagagCTTTTACAGGAAAGTCAGAGCTTATCATACATGAGAGGacccacactggagagaagccgtatCGCTGTagtgaatgtgacaaagcttttaaaaTTAAGTCTGATCTCGTCAATCACAAGAGGGTGCACACTGGAGAGAGGccatatcaatgttctgaatgtgacaaagcatTTGCAAGGAGGTCAAACCTTGTCAAACACCAGATGATTCACAAGAGAGAGAAACCatttcagtgttctgaatgtggtaAAGCTTTTATAGTAATGTCAGGTCTTCTAAGACATGAGAAGGTTCATGCTGGAGGGAAACCATATATAGAGAAGCCTTTTCATTGTTCtgaatgtgataaagcttttGCCCAGAAGACCCATCTTATCAGACATGAGAAGcttcacacgggagagaagccgtttCAATGTTCTAAATGTGAAAAAACTTTTATACAGAAGACACATCTTACCAGACACCTGAAGGTTCACACTGGAAATAAATTGTGTTCTGAATTGGACAAAGCTTCCCTGGCACCAGAGGGTTCACCCTCTTCAGCTGCTACCCCTTTGATAACCCCTTCTCCTAGAGATTCCTCTCTGCAGCAATGA